One bacterium DNA window includes the following coding sequences:
- a CDS encoding YSC84-related protein: MTAILLIILFSAASAAEKREIDVSVNVALEQFHKKVKGADQFLAGSRGYLVFPRVVKAGLGIGGEYGEGALRIGDKTAAYYSTAAASIGLQLGVQKKSIIIVFLTAGALDKFRNSEGWEVGVDGSVALLEVGAGASIDTTNVRDPIVAFVFGQKGLMYNLTLEGSKFTKLDK, translated from the coding sequence ATGACGGCAATTCTTCTCATCATCCTTTTTTCAGCCGCTTCAGCGGCTGAAAAAAGGGAGATCGACGTCAGCGTGAACGTCGCCCTGGAGCAGTTCCACAAGAAGGTCAAGGGGGCGGATCAGTTCCTGGCCGGTTCCAGGGGGTACCTCGTCTTTCCCAGGGTGGTGAAAGCCGGCCTCGGGATCGGGGGAGAGTACGGTGAGGGAGCCCTTCGCATCGGGGACAAAACAGCTGCCTATTACAGCACCGCGGCCGCCTCCATCGGCCTGCAGCTGGGTGTCCAGAAGAAGAGCATCATCATCGTGTTCCTTACTGCCGGGGCCCTGGATAAGTTCCGCAACAGCGAGGGGTGGGAGGTCGGCGTGGACGGCTCGGTGGCCCTCCTCGAGGTAGGGGCCGGCGCCTCCATCGACACCACCAACGTAAGGGACCCCATCGTGGCGTTCGTTTTCGGCCAGAAGGGGCTGATGTACAATTTGACCCTGGAGGGGTCGAAATTTACAAAGCTGGATAAATAA